Proteins encoded together in one Urocitellus parryii isolate mUroPar1 chromosome 3, mUroPar1.hap1, whole genome shotgun sequence window:
- the LOC144253571 gene encoding olfactory receptor 7D4-like, producing MEAENHTGVSQFILLGLSEDPDLQPLLFGLFLSMYLVTVLGNLLIILAVSSDPHLHTPMYFFLSNLSFMDICFTSTTVPKMLVNIQAHSKDISYRGCLTQVYFFMIFAGMDNFLLTTMAYDRFVAICHPLNYMVIMNPRLCVLLVLTSWFIIFWVSLLHLLLIMRLTFSGHTEIPHFFCDLPPLLKVASSDTHINNIILYVATALLGVFPITGILYSYSQIVFSLKRMSSTGSKYKAFSTCGSHLCVVSLYYGTSLVEYLSFTLTHSSQGSTVASVMYTVVTPMLNPFIYSLRNRDVKGALGRLLSRAASCC from the coding sequence ATGGAAGCAGAGAACCACACAGGAGTATCCCAATTCATCCTCCTGGGCCTCTCAGAGGACCCAGACCTGCAGCCCCTTCTCTTTGGactgttcctgtccatgtacctggtcacagtgcttgggaacctgctcatcatcctggcagtcagctctgacccccacctccacacccccatgtacttcttcctctccaacctgtcctttatGGACATCTGTTTCACCTCCACCACggtccccaagatgctggtgaacatccaggCACACAGTAAAGACATCTCCTACAGAGGCTGCCTTACTCAGGtgtatttctttatgatttttgctGGTATGGATAATTTCCTTCTGACCAcaatggcctatgaccgctttgtggccatctgccaccccCTGAACTACATGGTCATCATGAACCCCAGGCTGTGTGTCCTCTTGGTTCTGACATCTTGGTTCATCATTTTCTGGGTTTCCCTGCTTCATCTTTTACTGATAATGCGTTTGACCTTCTCTGGACACACAGAAATCCCACATTTTTTCTGTGACCTGCCTCCCCTTCTCAAGGTGGCCAGCTCTGATACCCACATCAACAACATCATCCTGTATGTAGCAACTGCCCTGCTGGGTGTGTTTCCCATCACTGGGATCCTCTACTCTTATTCTCAGATTGTCTTCTCTTTAAAGAGGATGTCTTCCACTGGGAGTAAGTACAAAGCCTTTTCCACCTGTGGCTCTCACCTCTGTGTGGTCTCCTTGTACTATGGGACAAGTCTTGTGGAATACCTCAGCTTTACTCTGACCCACTCTTCCCAAGGAAGCACAGTGGCCTCcgtgatgtacactgtggtcacccccatgctgaaccccttcatctacagcctgaggaacagggatGTGAAGGGGGCCCTGGGGAGACTCCTCAGCAGAGCAGCCTCTTGTTGTTAA
- the LOC144253572 gene encoding olfactory receptor 7D4-like, which yields MEVENHTVLSQFLLLGLSEDPEWQPILFGLFLSMYLVTVLGNLLIILAIFCDSHLHTPMYFFLSNLSFVDICFTSTTVPKMLVNIQAQRKDISYTECLTQVYFFMFFAGMDNFLLTVMAYDRFVAICHPLNYMIIMNPHFCVLLVLLCWLVIFCSSLLHILLMKRLSFSVGTEIPHFFCELAQVLKVANSDTLINNIVLLVATALLCVFPVTGILFSYSQIVSSLLRMSSSVGKSKAFSTCGSHLCVVSLFYGTALGVYLSSAVTHSSNKSTVISVMYTVVTPMLNPFIYSLRNKDVKGALGRLLSRATSGP from the coding sequence ATGGAAGTGGAGAACCACACAGTTCTATCACAgttcctcctcctgggcctctCAGAGGATCCCGAATGGCAGCCCATCCTCTTTGGactgttcctgtccatgtacctggtcacagtgcttgggaacctgctcatcatcctggccatcTTCTGtgactcccacctccacacccccatgtacttcttcctctccaacctgtcttTTGTGGACATCTGTTTCACCTCGACCACggtccccaagatgctggtgaacatccaggCACAGAGGAAAGACATCTCTTACACAGAGTGCCTCACTCAggtgtatttttttatgttttttgctGGAATGGATAATTTCCTACTGAccgtgatggcctatgaccgctttgtggccatctgccaccccCTGAATTACATGATCATCATGAACCCTCACTTCTGTGTCCTCCTGGTGCTGCTGTGTTGGCTCGTCATCTTCTGCAGTTCCCTGCTGCACATTCTACTGATGAAGAGGCTGAGCTTCTCTGTGGGCACTGAAATCCcacatttcttctgtgaattagCACAGGTTCTCAAGGTGGCCAATTCTGATACCCTCATCAATAACATCGTCTTGCTTGTAGCCACAGCACTCCTCTGCGTGTTTCCCGTCACTGGGATCCTCTTCTCCTACTCTCAGATTGTCTCCTCCTTACTGAGGATGTCCTCCTCTGTGGGCAAGTCTAAGGCATTTTCCACCTGTGGGTCCCACCTCTGTGTGGTCTCCTTGTTCTATGGAACGGCACTTGGGGTTTACCTCAGTTCTGCTGTGACCCATTCTTCCAACAAGAGCACAGTCATTTcagtgatgtacactgtggtcacccccatgctgaaccccttcatctacagcctgaggaacaaggatgtGAAGGGGGCCCTGGGGAGACTCCTCAGCAGAGCAACCTCTGGTCCTTGA